ACTCCAAAGCCTTAGGCCTTAACTTTGGTGGGAAATTAGGAATTGCTAGATCTGGAGAGCATGTGGTAGTTTGTCTATTTATAAGCATAGGATTACTCCATTTAAACGATTTAGCTATAGCTATAGGTCATAGGTCTATTCCAGCAGTAGATTAAATTTTCAAAAAAATGTTGACAACAGATTAAAAACTTAATATAATCTAATCATATATTTTGTAGATGGGCAAATGGCAAAGGGTAGTAAGGTAGGTTAGTAGGAACTTAATAAAATTACACTTCAAAAATTAATATTAGGAGGATGGTAGCATGGTAGGAAAAACTCGTCTTACCAGTCTAAGTAAATGCTTAGGCTTTATTTTATTGTTGATTATTAGCTTGTCTTTAAATGGCTGTTCATCGGGGAATTCCCAAGAGATAGTTTCTATAGGAATTAGTCAAATAATTGAAAATCCCGTTCTAGATTTGGCTCGGGAAGGTTTTATAGATGCCTTAAAGGATAAAGGCTATGAAGATGGGAAGAATATTAAAATAGACACTCAGTTCGCTCAAGGGGATATAGCTTTAACTACGACTATAGCCCAAAATTTCGTATCCCAGAAAAAGGATTTAATCCTTGCCATATCTACCCCATCAGCCCAAGCTGCATTCCAATCTACTAAAGATATTCCCATATTATTTACGGCTGTAACAGATCCTAAAGCAGCTGGATTAGTTGAAAATTTAGATGCTCCAGAAGGAAATATTACTGGAACTACCGACCTAGTTCCAATAGAGGAACAACTTAAGCTAGGTAAAACCATCTTTCCCAATGCTAGGAAGGTGGGAATACCTTATAATACCAGTGAAGTAAATTCGCAGGTGCAGATAGAACTGGCGAAAGAAGCAGCTAAGGAGCAAGGTCTTGAAGTGGTAGAAATACCGGTTACCAATTCATCAGAAATAGAACCAGCTCTTAGCGGGAAAATTGGAGATGTGGATTTCTTATTCCTTCCATCGGATAATCTAATAGCTTCCAGCATGCCCATAATAACTAAGGTAGCTTTAGATAACAAGAAAGGAGCAATTGGAGTAGATGAACCAATGGTAAAAGGTGGAGCTTTAGCTTGTAAGGGTTTAGACTATTATAAATTAGGTTATGAAACAGGCCTTATGGCTGTTGAGATAATAGAAGGTAAGGCAATAAAGGACCTGCCAGTTTTAAAGCCAACGGATACGGAATTCACTATAAATAAAGAAATAGCGGATAAACTAGATATTGTTTTCCCAGAGGATATATTAAAAGATGCGGTTATAGTTGAGGGGGAGAATTAAATGAATAGTTTTGTACTTGGGATTATCCA
This window of the Tepidimicrobium xylanilyticum genome carries:
- a CDS encoding ABC transporter substrate-binding protein — protein: MVGKTRLTSLSKCLGFILLLIISLSLNGCSSGNSQEIVSIGISQIIENPVLDLAREGFIDALKDKGYEDGKNIKIDTQFAQGDIALTTTIAQNFVSQKKDLILAISTPSAQAAFQSTKDIPILFTAVTDPKAAGLVENLDAPEGNITGTTDLVPIEEQLKLGKTIFPNARKVGIPYNTSEVNSQVQIELAKEAAKEQGLEVVEIPVTNSSEIEPALSGKIGDVDFLFLPSDNLIASSMPIITKVALDNKKGAIGVDEPMVKGGALACKGLDYYKLGYETGLMAVEIIEGKAIKDLPVLKPTDTEFTINKEIADKLDIVFPEDILKDAVIVEGEN